One region of Rhodothermales bacterium genomic DNA includes:
- a CDS encoding PAS domain-containing protein has product MSIIPTRSDASDKARRTINKYFLLVAGRAFADVKRACTSNPFSFRYIGDLLLAEAAFFRNCTEYSAYRRSAAETPARGPMLVIICAQTHQWLRADPALEAYLGYSREEMEADWGVTLHPDTRRETERRITQIYRELTSGKMPYCRAEVRYHTRDGYSVWADVTHSLVRDRYGRPDRYVLALEDGSLAHWTELFYTVLVGLHRIMDLSAYQGPFRVQVEGLIRHYNGEAVEPAVLGELAELLGTTTV; this is encoded by the coding sequence ATGAGCATCATCCCTACCCGGTCCGACGCCTCCGACAAGGCGCGACGCACCATCAACAAGTATTTTCTTCTGGTAGCGGGCCGTGCCTTCGCCGATGTGAAACGCGCCTGTACGTCCAATCCGTTTTCGTTTCGCTACATAGGCGACCTGCTGCTGGCCGAGGCGGCTTTTTTTCGGAATTGTACCGAGTATAGCGCGTACCGGCGTTCTGCCGCCGAAACGCCGGCGCGCGGCCCGATGCTTGTCATTATTTGCGCACAAACCCACCAGTGGCTTCGGGCGGATCCGGCCCTGGAGGCGTACCTGGGGTATTCGAGGGAAGAGATGGAGGCGGACTGGGGGGTGACGCTCCATCCGGATACACGCCGAGAGACAGAGCGCCGCATCACGCAAATCTATCGGGAACTGACCAGCGGCAAGATGCCGTACTGTCGCGCGGAGGTTCGTTACCATACGCGCGATGGCTACAGCGTGTGGGCGGACGTGACGCACTCGCTGGTGCGCGATCGGTATGGCCGGCCGGACCGCTATGTGCTGGCCCTGGAGGATGGTTCTCTCGCTCACTGGACCGAGCTGTTTTATACTGTGCTCGTCGGGCTCCATCGGATCATGGATCTGAGCGCCTATCAGGGACCCTTCCGGGTACAGGTTGAAGGACTGATTCGCCATTACAACGGCGAGGCCGTTGAGCCAGCCGTCCTCGGCGAACTGGCGGAGTTGCTCGGCACCACCACCGTGTAA
- a CDS encoding phospholipase D-like domain-containing protein: MPAIADAIELYMGPLELGGADDLEQAIVGFIDGAKKSLFVAVQELDSPAIAEAIIRARKRRVLVKLVLEADYLVSGSVAANPFEAGGAREINRTLHNAILRAAIRVNSDFNPHIFHQKFMVRDKQSVLTGSANFTTTDTSKNLNHLVIVHDRDVAKAYDLEFSEIQQGRFGAQSDIHGPKPLVKLLAGVRVKVLFAPEHAPEMEMMKQIAKARSRIDFAIFTFAQSSGIDDQLALVKERPGVVIRGALHRSQANQSWSSKDLLHAAGVELHLIPTPGRPGPMPSKLHHKLMVIDESIVIAGSFNYTGDANKLNDENLIILGDLECTDPEGVRKQRELARYALDEIDRMVATFGERVV, translated from the coding sequence TTGCCCGCCATCGCCGACGCCATCGAACTCTACATGGGCCCACTCGAACTCGGGGGAGCGGACGACCTGGAGCAGGCCATCGTGGGCTTCATCGATGGCGCTAAAAAGAGCCTGTTTGTCGCAGTCCAGGAGCTAGATTCGCCGGCCATCGCCGAGGCCATCATCCGCGCCCGCAAGCGCAGGGTGCTGGTCAAGCTGGTCCTCGAGGCCGATTACCTGGTGTCCGGTTCGGTGGCCGCGAACCCCTTCGAGGCCGGGGGTGCGCGAGAGATCAATCGCACACTGCACAACGCGATTCTGCGCGCGGCAATCAGGGTGAACTCGGACTTTAATCCGCACATCTTCCACCAGAAATTTATGGTGCGAGATAAGCAATCCGTCCTGACGGGATCGGCGAATTTCACCACCACCGATACATCGAAGAATCTGAATCACCTCGTCATCGTGCACGACCGGGATGTGGCAAAGGCGTACGACCTCGAGTTCTCGGAAATCCAGCAAGGCCGCTTCGGGGCGCAGAGCGACATACATGGGCCTAAACCGCTCGTCAAACTCCTCGCCGGCGTGCGGGTAAAGGTGCTCTTCGCGCCCGAGCATGCACCCGAGATGGAGATGATGAAGCAGATTGCCAAGGCGCGGTCGCGCATCGATTTTGCCATCTTCACGTTCGCGCAGTCCTCGGGCATCGACGATCAACTGGCGCTGGTCAAGGAGCGGCCCGGGGTTGTGATACGCGGGGCCCTGCACCGGTCGCAGGCGAATCAGTCGTGGTCGTCCAAGGATCTGCTTCACGCCGCCGGCGTCGAGTTGCATCTCATCCCCACGCCGGGCCGGCCAGGACCGATGCCGTCGAAGCTACATCACAAGTTGATGGTGATTGACGAGTCGATCGTCATCGCGGGCAGCTTTAATTATACAGGCGACGCCAACAAGCTGAACGACGAGAATCTGATCATTCTGGGCGATCTGGAGTGCACCGATCCCGAGGGCGTCCGTAAACAGCGCGAACTGGCGCGGTACGCGCTCGATGAGATCGATCGGATGGTGGCGACTTTCGGCGAACGGGTCGTCTGA
- a CDS encoding DinB family protein, which yields MSQHPATPHALLDHIAPPAPGDYSPFLAAYIARAREAEWSSILLAKNPAACHLARGLTELQGDIRYGEGKWSIREILGHLSDTERVFSYRAMCIARGETGPLPSFDQDLYVRNAGFETRTLVSLADEFEAVRGATRALVASLSDEALARRGTASNHPVTPAALIYAIAGHEVHHMILFRDRLGLTF from the coding sequence ATGAGTCAACATCCAGCTACTCCGCATGCGCTGCTCGATCACATCGCGCCGCCGGCACCCGGCGACTACTCGCCCTTTCTCGCCGCCTATATCGCCCGTGCCCGGGAGGCCGAGTGGTCGTCAATCCTGCTGGCAAAAAACCCCGCGGCCTGCCACCTGGCTCGCGGGCTTACTGAATTGCAAGGAGATATCCGTTATGGAGAGGGAAAGTGGTCGATCCGGGAGATCCTGGGTCATCTGAGTGATACGGAGAGGGTTTTTTCATACCGGGCAATGTGTATTGCGCGCGGGGAGACGGGGCCGTTGCCGAGTTTCGATCAGGACCTGTACGTCCGCAACGCCGGCTTCGAAACGCGAACCCTGGTCTCGCTGGCCGATGAGTTCGAGGCCGTCCGAGGGGCTACCCGTGCGCTCGTGGCTTCGCTGAGCGACGAAGCGCTTGCGCGGCGGGGCACGGCCAGTAACCACCCGGTGACGCCGGCGGCATTGATTTATGCCATTGCCGGCCACGAGGTACACCACATGATCCTCTTCCGGGATCGCCTCGGACTCACCTTCTAA
- a CDS encoding spondin domain-containing protein, which translates to MKFIHTLTLVAALTFAGCQDSLNDANSVAGDLEASSAANEKAYGGGDAVYQVRVRNVTKGQPFTPPLAVTHSAAADLFSVGDKASVGIMEIAENGNLDPLLAALTDNPEIGDLVVAVDGDVPPLLAGEEVTFEITSTPGKRHFSFAAMLICTNDGFTGVDSQLLPRQVGEEIALGINGYDAGTELNTEDFADIVPPCQGLVGISSDDAGTGMSNPALAENGSIAHHPGVEGGDDLVPAVHGWNDPVAKVHIRRIR; encoded by the coding sequence ATGAAATTCATCCACACGCTTACCCTCGTCGCCGCGCTCACATTCGCCGGCTGCCAGGACTCCCTCAACGACGCCAACTCGGTCGCCGGCGACCTCGAAGCCTCGTCCGCCGCGAACGAAAAAGCCTACGGTGGCGGCGACGCCGTCTACCAGGTGCGCGTCCGCAACGTGACCAAGGGTCAGCCGTTCACCCCGCCCCTCGCCGTTACCCATAGCGCCGCGGCGGACCTCTTCAGCGTGGGCGATAAAGCCAGCGTCGGGATCATGGAGATTGCCGAAAATGGCAACCTGGATCCGTTGCTTGCCGCGCTGACCGACAACCCGGAGATCGGCGACCTAGTCGTGGCCGTCGATGGCGACGTCCCACCGCTGCTCGCAGGCGAAGAAGTGACGTTCGAAATCACCTCCACGCCCGGCAAGCGCCACTTCTCGTTCGCGGCCATGCTCATTTGCACGAACGATGGCTTCACCGGTGTTGATAGCCAATTGCTACCTCGCCAAGTCGGTGAGGAAATCGCCCTCGGCATCAACGGCTACGACGCCGGCACGGAGCTCAACACGGAAGACTTCGCCGACATCGTGCCGCCCTGCCAGGGCCTGGTGGGGATCTCGTCGGATGACGCCGGGACGGGGATGAGCAACCCCGCCCTTGCCGAAAACGGTTCCATCGCCCATCACCCGGGCGTCGAGGGCGGCGACGACCTCGTGCCGGCCGTACACGGCTGGAACGATCCCGTCGCGAAGGTGCACATCCGTCGCATCCGGTAA
- a CDS encoding glucose 1-dehydrogenase encodes MERFRDRTAVITGGSKGIGAAIVHRLHAEGARVAVLDVDPAGNVLETGDRLRFFACDVSRSADVAAAVEAAIDAFGDIDILVNNAGIQHYGTVVSTTEEEWDRVMAVNLKSAFLCARAVIPGMQRRGAGVVINMSSVQAYHSQANVAPYTTSKTAMLGLTRSIAIDFSPTIRCVAVCPGTVDTPMVRWTAEQSGDPDALYEEVRQMHLAGRIGTADEIAGLVAYLCSDEATFITGQSVRIDGGLGVELGGTVRATR; translated from the coding sequence ATGGAGCGTTTCAGGGACCGCACCGCCGTCATAACCGGTGGAAGCAAAGGGATAGGGGCCGCCATCGTCCATCGCCTGCATGCGGAAGGCGCTCGCGTGGCCGTGCTGGATGTCGATCCTGCCGGCAACGTGCTCGAGACGGGTGATAGGCTACGTTTTTTCGCCTGTGACGTGTCGCGATCGGCAGACGTCGCTGCCGCGGTTGAAGCGGCGATTGACGCATTCGGAGACATCGACATACTGGTTAACAATGCCGGCATCCAGCATTACGGGACGGTGGTGTCCACGACGGAAGAGGAGTGGGACCGGGTGATGGCTGTCAATCTGAAGAGTGCGTTTCTTTGCGCGCGGGCTGTTATACCCGGCATGCAGCGCCGGGGCGCCGGCGTGGTGATCAATATGTCTAGCGTCCAAGCGTACCATTCCCAGGCGAATGTCGCGCCCTACACCACCAGCAAAACGGCGATGCTGGGGCTGACGCGGAGCATCGCCATCGATTTTAGCCCGACGATCCGGTGTGTCGCCGTTTGCCCGGGCACCGTCGATACCCCGATGGTGCGGTGGACGGCGGAGCAATCCGGCGACCCGGACGCGCTCTACGAAGAAGTCCGCCAGATGCACCTCGCCGGTCGCATCGGCACGGCGGATGAAATTGCCGGCCTCGTCGCCTACCTGTGCAGCGACGAGGCGACCTTTATCACCGGCCAGTCGGTCCGCATTGACGGCGGCCTTGGCGTAGAACTGGGGGGCACCGTCCGTGCCACGCGGTAA
- a CDS encoding PA0069 family radical SAM protein, translated as MQDSTLPTRHGRAAGYNPPNRFEPMHLEEDPAELDPAELRQIKTLFFHDTSKSALSKNDSPDIPFTYSINPYRGCEHGCIYCYARPSHEYLGFSAGLDFESRIVVKQDLPRLLAEAFDRLSWQPQPIMLSGNTDCYQPVERRLKITRACLEVFARYRNPVSVITKNALVTRDLDVLEELAALNLVHVAMSITSLKPDIIQAMEPRTSRPAARLRAVEQLAARGIPVAVMVGPVVPGLTDEELPAIIEAAAAAGATRAYYVMLRLPGPVRELFLSWLERAYPDRKQRVINRLTDLRGESLTDGRFGVRMRGEGHWADVVNRLYRMTCRRLNLNQPGSSLATEHFRRPATDGQLSLFA; from the coding sequence ATGCAGGATTCCACACTTCCCACGCGCCACGGCCGGGCCGCCGGCTACAATCCTCCCAACCGGTTCGAGCCCATGCATCTGGAAGAGGACCCAGCCGAACTAGACCCGGCCGAGCTTCGCCAGATCAAAACTCTTTTTTTTCACGACACCTCGAAGTCCGCCCTCTCCAAAAACGACAGCCCGGACATTCCTTTTACCTATAGCATCAACCCGTATCGAGGCTGCGAACACGGGTGTATCTATTGTTATGCCCGCCCCTCGCACGAATACCTGGGGTTCTCCGCCGGGCTGGACTTCGAGTCCCGCATCGTCGTCAAGCAGGACCTGCCCCGGCTCCTCGCCGAGGCTTTCGACCGCCTGTCCTGGCAGCCGCAGCCGATCATGCTCTCCGGTAACACGGATTGTTACCAACCTGTCGAACGACGGCTCAAGATCACCCGCGCCTGCCTGGAAGTCTTTGCCCGGTATCGCAACCCCGTCTCCGTCATCACTAAAAACGCCCTCGTCACCCGAGACCTCGACGTTCTTGAGGAGCTCGCCGCGCTTAACCTGGTCCATGTGGCGATGTCGATCACCAGCCTCAAGCCGGATATCATCCAGGCGATGGAGCCGCGCACCTCGCGGCCAGCGGCGCGGCTTCGCGCCGTCGAACAACTCGCCGCCCGCGGCATCCCGGTCGCGGTAATGGTTGGGCCCGTGGTGCCCGGGCTGACGGACGAGGAGCTGCCGGCCATCATCGAGGCCGCCGCCGCGGCCGGCGCGACGCGGGCCTATTACGTGATGCTCCGGCTGCCCGGACCCGTGCGCGAACTCTTTCTATCCTGGTTGGAACGCGCCTATCCGGACCGTAAACAGCGCGTCATCAACCGGCTGACCGACCTCCGGGGCGAGTCCCTTACGGACGGCCGCTTTGGCGTCCGGATGCGTGGCGAAGGGCACTGGGCCGACGTGGTGAATCGCCTGTATCGCATGACCTGCCGCCGGCTCAACCTGAATCAACCCGGATCCTCGCTGGCCACCGAGCACTTTCGACGACCAGCTACCGATGGACAGCTGAGTCTGTTTGCGTAG
- a CDS encoding Gfo/Idh/MocA family oxidoreductase translates to MARKKLSVLVAGCGNMGTSHARAYHRLEAFEIAGLVSRQPESRNRLSAELGGLPTFADFDEALAATRPDVVSINTYPETHAEYARKSLEAGAHLFVEKPLANTVEEAQQIVDLARDHNRKLVIGYILRVHPAWTRFIAIARTLGKPLVMRMNLNQQSSGKTWETHKNLMKTMSPIVDCGVHYVDVMCMMTGANPMRVSAIGARLSDEIAPDMYNYGQLQVTFDDGSVGWYEAGWGPMMSETAFFVKDVIGPKGCVSIEDKPAGTSDTVDDHSKTGRLRLHHSAMGPDGRFAKQDDLIDTSDEPSHDGLCELEQRFLLNAIENDVDLSDHAREAVNSLKVVLAADEAFRTGRVVSL, encoded by the coding sequence ATGGCTCGTAAGAAACTCTCGGTGCTCGTCGCAGGCTGCGGCAACATGGGTACCTCGCATGCCCGCGCTTACCACCGTCTCGAAGCCTTTGAAATCGCCGGCCTCGTCAGCCGCCAGCCCGAAAGCCGCAATCGGCTCTCCGCTGAACTAGGCGGGCTGCCTACGTTCGCCGACTTCGACGAAGCGCTCGCGGCCACTCGGCCGGATGTTGTGTCGATCAACACCTACCCCGAGACCCATGCCGAATACGCCCGGAAGAGCCTCGAGGCCGGCGCTCATCTATTTGTCGAAAAACCCCTCGCCAACACGGTCGAGGAAGCACAACAGATCGTCGACCTCGCACGAGATCACAACCGAAAACTCGTCATCGGTTACATCCTGCGCGTACATCCAGCATGGACCCGGTTTATAGCGATCGCCCGCACCCTCGGCAAGCCGCTCGTCATGCGGATGAACCTCAACCAGCAGAGCAGTGGAAAAACCTGGGAGACGCACAAGAACCTGATGAAGACGATGTCGCCGATCGTCGACTGTGGCGTTCACTATGTCGATGTGATGTGTATGATGACCGGCGCCAACCCGATGCGCGTCAGCGCGATCGGGGCGCGGTTATCCGATGAGATCGCGCCGGATATGTACAACTACGGACAGCTTCAGGTGACCTTTGACGATGGGTCCGTGGGATGGTATGAGGCTGGCTGGGGGCCGATGATGAGCGAGACGGCCTTCTTCGTAAAAGACGTGATCGGACCGAAGGGCTGCGTGAGCATTGAAGACAAACCCGCCGGCACAAGCGACACAGTCGACGATCACTCCAAAACCGGACGCCTCCGGCTCCACCATAGCGCCATGGGCCCCGACGGACGCTTCGCGAAACAAGACGACCTGATCGACACCTCCGACGAGCCTTCCCACGACGGGCTCTGTGAACTGGAGCAGCGCTTTCTGCTAAACGCGATCGAGAACGACGTCGACCTTTCGGATCATGCGCGAGAAGCCGTGAATAGCCTCAAGGTGGTGCTTGCGGCCGACGAGGCCTTCCGCACGGGGCGCGTCGTTTCGCTCTAG
- a CDS encoding DPP IV N-terminal domain-containing protein gives MRMHLLLLALVALCFARPSTAQQPVTTEDYARAESFLATNTWPLVYRSGVRPTFHAGDRFWYAVSTPAGTEFVTVDPARKTRALAFEHDRLASALSTAADTAYSAERLPFSSIEPSADGRSLAVIIERTRYECDLRAYTCAGAPHSAPRLDRRSVPSPDGRLAAFIRDNNLWVRDQQTGDETPLTTDGVTDFGYATNNAGWTRSETPVVLWSPDSKKIATFQHDGRGVGEMYLTSTETGRPKLEAWKYPLPGDSLFFRIERVVIHVDDARVVRLQMPPDPHRGTTTDHIAGQGGRFLDVEWSSDSDQLAFVSSSRDHKVATLRVADPETGVVRDVLTEKTNTYFESGFSDENWRVLFETNEVLWFSERDNWGHMYLYDLSTGELKQQITQGEWAVLDMKRVDARGRTLYFTAGGREPGDPYFHRLYRIGMDGKNLRLLTAEDAHHTIAFVPSGDFFVDTYSTSTTPPVSVVKDTDGRTVVELERADISALQAAGWQPPIPFTTKARDGVTELHGLMYRPSNFDSTRSYPVLNYLYPGPQSGSVGTRSFVPARSDKQAVAELGFVVIEVDAMGTPGRSKSFHDAYYGNMGDNGLPDQIATIQQLADRHGWIDDNRVGIWGHSGGGFASAAGVLRYPDFYDVAVSSAGNHGNRLYEDDWGEKWQGLLEEGPDGTTNYDNQANQLVAGNLKGKLLLAHGNMDNNVPPYNTLALVDALIKANKDFDLLMIPNARHGFGDANNYFMRRRWDYFVRHLLGVEPPQGYEIGRRMEVQQPTG, from the coding sequence ATGCGCATGCACCTGCTTTTGCTGGCCCTGGTGGCCCTGTGTTTCGCCCGGCCGTCAACGGCACAGCAACCGGTCACGACCGAAGACTACGCCAGGGCCGAGTCCTTCCTCGCCACGAATACCTGGCCGCTCGTCTACCGCAGTGGTGTTCGCCCGACGTTTCATGCCGGAGATCGCTTCTGGTACGCCGTCTCGACGCCGGCCGGCACGGAGTTCGTCACCGTGGATCCGGCCCGGAAAACCCGCGCCCTCGCCTTCGAGCACGACCGCCTGGCCAGCGCGTTATCCACAGCGGCGGACACCGCCTATTCGGCCGAACGCCTTCCATTTTCCAGCATCGAGCCCTCCGCCGACGGCCGCTCCCTCGCCGTTATCATCGAGCGCACTCGGTATGAATGCGACCTCCGGGCGTATACCTGCGCCGGAGCGCCTCACAGCGCCCCGCGCCTCGATCGCCGTAGCGTTCCCTCGCCCGATGGCCGCCTCGCCGCCTTCATCCGTGATAACAACCTGTGGGTCCGCGATCAGCAAACTGGCGACGAGACCCCTTTGACTACCGACGGCGTGACCGACTTTGGGTACGCCACCAATAACGCCGGCTGGACGCGCAGCGAAACCCCGGTCGTATTATGGTCCCCCGATTCCAAAAAAATCGCCACGTTCCAACATGACGGGCGGGGTGTCGGAGAGATGTACCTGACGTCGACCGAAACCGGCCGGCCGAAGCTCGAAGCCTGGAAATATCCCCTGCCCGGCGACAGCCTCTTCTTTCGGATCGAACGCGTCGTGATCCATGTAGACGACGCGCGCGTCGTCCGCCTCCAGATGCCGCCCGACCCGCATCGCGGGACGACAACGGACCACATTGCCGGTCAGGGCGGCCGCTTCCTCGATGTGGAATGGAGCTCCGACAGCGATCAGCTCGCGTTTGTCTCCAGCTCGCGTGACCATAAGGTGGCCACCCTGCGTGTGGCCGACCCGGAAACGGGCGTCGTTCGGGATGTGTTGACGGAGAAGACCAATACGTACTTCGAATCCGGCTTCAGCGATGAAAACTGGCGTGTCCTGTTCGAAACCAATGAGGTATTGTGGTTCTCCGAGCGCGACAATTGGGGGCATATGTACCTCTATGATTTGTCGACCGGCGAGCTGAAGCAACAGATCACGCAGGGAGAATGGGCCGTGCTGGATATGAAGCGGGTCGATGCCCGGGGCCGTACCCTGTATTTCACCGCCGGCGGACGCGAACCGGGAGACCCCTATTTCCATCGCCTGTACCGGATCGGGATGGATGGCAAAAATCTGCGCCTGCTGACCGCAGAGGATGCGCATCACACGATCGCGTTCGTGCCCTCGGGCGATTTCTTCGTCGATACCTATTCCACGTCCACTACCCCGCCCGTCAGCGTGGTGAAGGATACGGATGGACGGACGGTCGTCGAACTCGAACGCGCGGACATATCTGCCCTGCAGGCCGCCGGCTGGCAGCCACCGATCCCCTTCACCACGAAGGCGCGCGACGGTGTGACCGAGTTGCACGGGCTGATGTATCGACCCTCCAACTTCGATTCCACCCGGTCCTACCCGGTCCTCAATTATCTGTACCCCGGCCCTCAGTCAGGCAGCGTGGGCACACGCAGCTTCGTGCCGGCGCGGAGCGATAAACAGGCCGTCGCCGAGCTGGGCTTCGTCGTCATCGAAGTCGACGCCATGGGCACCCCCGGCCGCTCGAAGTCCTTCCATGACGCCTATTACGGTAATATGGGCGACAACGGCTTACCGGATCAAATAGCGACGATACAGCAGCTCGCCGATCGGCACGGGTGGATCGACGACAACCGCGTAGGCATCTGGGGGCATTCGGGAGGCGGCTTCGCCTCGGCGGCCGGCGTCCTCCGATATCCCGACTTCTACGATGTCGCCGTCTCCAGCGCCGGCAACCATGGCAACCGCCTCTATGAAGACGACTGGGGCGAAAAATGGCAGGGACTGCTGGAAGAAGGGCCGGATGGGACAACCAACTACGACAACCAGGCCAATCAACTGGTGGCCGGTAACCTGAAGGGCAAACTCCTGCTCGCGCACGGCAACATGGACAACAACGTCCCGCCCTACAACACGCTCGCCCTGGTCGACGCGCTCATCAAAGCGAATAAGGATTTCGACCTGCTCATGATCCCGAACGCGCGCCACGGATTTGGCGACGCGAACAACTACTTCATGCGCCGGCGGTGGGACTACTTCGTTCGTCATCTGCTCGGTGTCGAGCCGCCGCAGGGGTATGAAATTGGCCGGCGCATGGAAGTGCAACAGCCCACGGGTTGA
- a CDS encoding DUF5916 domain-containing protein, translating to MVNTARFANVRRFCVCAAAFSLLWTPSGRAHDRPDPELVRPTEVPLPRLEGEEIVIDGALDEPAWLEAALLTGFSAYLPVDGRPAIDTTHVLVWYSPTAIHFGIRAFETHDEVRATLADRDKIEGDDSIQLILDTYNDRRQAVMIGVNPLGQQADGILRDATGLSGVGGGTLSRAYIVDLSPDFLYESRGRLTETGYEVEIRVPFKSLRYQADFVQDWGFNIIRQVAHSGYASTWTRVLQGNASFMAQGGTLRDLTDLRRGLVLDISPELTSSVNRVDAAAGWDVDARDPLGMNVRWGLSNNLTLNGTVNPDFSQVEADVAQIQFDPRRAVFVPEKRPFFLDGIELFQSPSQLIYTRRIANPVGAAKITGKAGKTNVAFLSAADNNEFYLKDLDARYFNALRLRQDLRGQNTVGLTYTDKIDGNHWNRLGAVDGRMVFSKIYSFTYQTGLSATSDAGSVDIAPMWYLSASASGRKYGARFSTTGYHGQFNAESGFIERTDVATMTFQPRVTWFGEPGAGVESFTTGITLDGTWDYDRFTAGTGPNDRKLHGNTSYRFRGGWAGGTSVFYESFKYPDGLYTDFFVQRRENGAPVDTVAYTGTDRLTNLGFWTTLQTPQFKTFSGDLFLVTGRDDNFFEWAPADIYFIDLGLNWTPTDQLRLSLLYNHQQYVRAIDKSTVGLRRVPRLKVEYQITSALFVRVVGQYDANFVDVLRDNSRTEDPILVLDRETGVFAPTVVRRSNNFRADWLVSYRPNPGTVFFLGYGSSLREPNTYRFTDLRRINDGLFFKLSYLFRV from the coding sequence ATGGTAAATACCGCGCGTTTTGCGAACGTACGGCGGTTTTGCGTCTGTGCCGCCGCGTTTTCTCTTCTGTGGACACCGTCAGGCCGTGCCCATGATCGCCCCGATCCAGAACTGGTCCGCCCCACCGAAGTACCGCTGCCTCGCCTCGAGGGTGAGGAAATCGTGATCGATGGCGCGCTTGATGAACCGGCCTGGCTGGAAGCCGCCCTGCTTACCGGTTTTTCAGCATACCTGCCCGTCGATGGCCGTCCGGCCATCGATACCACGCATGTGCTGGTCTGGTACTCCCCGACCGCCATCCACTTCGGCATCCGCGCATTCGAAACGCACGATGAGGTCCGCGCCACACTGGCCGACCGCGACAAGATCGAGGGCGACGATTCAATCCAGCTCATTCTGGATACGTATAACGACCGCCGCCAGGCCGTCATGATCGGCGTCAATCCGCTCGGACAACAGGCCGATGGCATCCTCCGCGACGCCACGGGCCTCAGCGGCGTCGGGGGCGGAACGCTCTCGCGGGCCTATATCGTCGATCTCAGTCCGGACTTCCTCTATGAATCCCGCGGCCGATTGACAGAAACTGGCTATGAAGTCGAGATCCGGGTACCGTTTAAAAGCCTCCGGTATCAGGCCGACTTCGTGCAGGACTGGGGGTTCAACATCATCCGCCAGGTGGCCCATTCGGGGTATGCCAGTACGTGGACCCGGGTGCTCCAGGGCAACGCGTCCTTTATGGCGCAGGGGGGCACGCTGCGCGACCTGACGGATCTGCGGCGCGGCCTGGTACTGGACATCAGCCCGGAACTCACCAGTTCGGTGAACCGCGTGGATGCGGCGGCCGGCTGGGACGTGGACGCCCGCGATCCGCTTGGTATGAACGTGCGCTGGGGCCTCTCGAATAACCTGACGCTCAACGGAACCGTCAACCCCGATTTCTCGCAGGTTGAAGCCGACGTCGCCCAGATCCAGTTCGACCCCCGCCGCGCCGTGTTCGTGCCCGAGAAGCGGCCCTTCTTCCTCGACGGGATCGAACTCTTCCAGAGTCCGTCCCAGCTCATCTACACCCGGCGCATCGCGAACCCTGTCGGGGCGGCGAAAATCACCGGCAAGGCCGGCAAGACCAACGTCGCCTTCCTATCCGCCGCCGACAACAACGAGTTTTACCTGAAAGACCTGGACGCCCGCTACTTTAACGCTCTCCGGCTCCGGCAGGACCTCCGCGGCCAGAACACGGTGGGCCTTACCTACACCGACAAGATCGACGGCAACCATTGGAATCGCCTCGGCGCCGTCGACGGTCGCATGGTGTTCTCTAAGATCTACTCATTCACCTACCAGACCGGCCTCAGCGCCACGAGCGACGCCGGCTCGGTGGATATCGCGCCCATGTGGTACCTCTCTGCCAGCGCCTCGGGCCGAAAGTACGGCGCCCGGTTCTCGACGACGGGTTACCACGGTCAGTTCAACGCGGAATCCGGCTTCATCGAACGGACCGACGTCGCCACGATGACGTTTCAGCCGCGCGTCACCTGGTTTGGCGAACCCGGAGCCGGCGTCGAGTCCTTTACAACCGGCATCACCCTGGATGGCACCTGGGATTACGACCGGTTCACCGCCGGCACGGGCCCGAACGACCGCAAGCTGCACGGTAACACCAGCTACCGCTTTAGGGGCGGCTGGGCGGGCGGGACGTCGGTCTTCTACGAGTCCTTCAAATACCCGGACGGATTGTATACCGATTTCTTCGTTCAGCGCCGCGAAAACGGGGCCCCGGTGGACACCGTCGCTTACACGGGCACGGATCGACTGACCAACCTCGGCTTCTGGACGACGCTGCAGACGCCGCAGTTCAAAACGTTCTCCGGCGACCTCTTTCTCGTCACCGGCCGAGACGACAATTTCTTCGAGTGGGCGCCGGCCGACATCTACTTCATCGACCTCGGGCTCAACTGGACGCCCACGGATCAGCTCCGTCTGTCCCTCCTGTACAACCACCAGCAATACGTCCGCGCCATCGACAAAAGTACCGTTGGATTGCGGCGTGTGCCGCGGCTGAAGGTGGAGTATCAGATCACCTCCGCCTTGTTCGTGCGCGTGGTCGGGCAATACGACGCCAACTTCGTCGATGTCCTGCGCGACAACTCGCGAACCGAGGACCCCATTCTGGTGCTCGACCGGGAGACCGGCGTGTTTGCGCCAACCGTCGTGCGCAGGTCGAATAACTTCCGGGCGGACTGGCTGGTGTCCTACCGCCCCAATCCGGGCACCGTGTTTTTCCTTGGATACGGCAGCAGCCTACGGGAGCCGAATACCTACCGGTTCACCGACCTCCGACGCATAAACGACGGGCTGTTCTTCAAACTCAGCTACCTATTCCGCGTCTGA